The following proteins come from a genomic window of Edaphobacter sp. 4G125:
- a CDS encoding histidine phosphatase family protein, protein MSEGTELWLIRHGETEWSLSGQHTSRTDIPLTDHGRRRAEELRDYLKGTTFNAVFVSPMQRARETCAIAGFGDQAVIDDDLKEWDYGLYEGKTTAQIRAEVPGWSVWKDPIIDGESAEQVGARADHVIARALATSPAGGKVALFAHAHILRILAARWVGLGARQGSLFVLGTGSVSVLGWERETRVIASWNRGFE, encoded by the coding sequence TGGAGTCTGAGTGGGCAGCATACCAGCCGCACCGATATCCCATTGACAGATCATGGCAGGAGGAGAGCGGAGGAGCTCAGGGATTACCTGAAGGGGACGACCTTCAACGCAGTTTTTGTGAGTCCGATGCAGCGCGCCCGGGAGACCTGTGCGATCGCCGGCTTTGGCGATCAAGCTGTGATCGACGATGACCTGAAGGAATGGGACTACGGCCTCTATGAGGGGAAGACTACAGCGCAGATCCGTGCCGAGGTTCCGGGATGGAGTGTGTGGAAAGACCCGATCATCGATGGTGAGAGCGCGGAGCAGGTGGGTGCGCGGGCTGACCATGTTATCGCGCGGGCGTTAGCGACATCTCCCGCCGGGGGAAAGGTTGCGCTCTTTGCCCATGCACATATTCTGCGGATTCTTGCTGCACGCTGGGTTGGGCTTGGGGCGCGGCAGGGTAGTTTGTTTGTCCTGGGGACGGGCAGCGTCAGTGTGTTGGGTTGGGAGCGCGAGACTCGGGTGATTGCGTCCTGGAATCGCGGCTTCGAATAG